The following proteins come from a genomic window of Nostoc sp. ATCC 53789:
- a CDS encoding GNAT family N-acetyltransferase, whose amino-acid sequence MSEQLLPGYIIRRGSLLERSLLLKFMHRTYQDLFPNEDFSHLEQTVKQYFSSDTPLWWVEEDGEQGDKGTRGQGDKENNYSQFPIPNSQFPIACLWVGNAIDQVQGNRHAHIFILYVVPEHRRQGVGTALMQYVENWAIQRGDRQIGLQVFQSNKPALNLYNQLGYQTQSLWMVKFLSAEK is encoded by the coding sequence GTGTCTGAGCAACTACTACCGGGGTATATTATTCGCCGTGGTTCCTTATTGGAGCGATCGCTACTGCTTAAGTTCATGCACCGAACTTACCAGGATCTCTTTCCCAATGAGGATTTTTCTCACCTAGAGCAAACGGTTAAGCAATACTTTTCTAGTGATACGCCTTTGTGGTGGGTAGAAGAGGATGGGGAGCAGGGGGACAAGGGGACAAGGGGACAAGGGGACAAGGAGAATAATTATAGTCAATTCCCAATTCCCAATTCCCAATTCCCCATTGCTTGCCTTTGGGTGGGCAATGCCATAGATCAAGTGCAGGGTAATCGTCATGCTCACATCTTTATCCTCTACGTTGTACCAGAACATCGGCGGCAAGGTGTTGGTACAGCCTTGATGCAATATGTAGAAAATTGGGCTATTCAAAGAGGCGATCGCCAGATTGGATTACAAGTGTTTCAATCAAACAAACCCGCATTAAATCTTTACAATCAGTTAGGTTATCAAACCCAATCCCTGTGGATGGTAAAATTCCTGAGTGCAGAAAAATAA